A window of Pedobacter lusitanus contains these coding sequences:
- a CDS encoding substrate import-associated zinc metallohydrolase lipoprotein, whose product MKTIINISYGKLLLFILISISIFSCKKSEKLALQDNYLGEEVSGNTALDKDLFDLMGKTYNIEVKYKWDQSEFNMQYTLVPPIADKVLPAMTAVKKVWIDPYNTETGSDLFMRTYAPKQLILSGSPQLNKDGTSTEGVAEGGLDILLTNINKINARSPADVKGMLHLMHHEFTHILNQKKVYTQDFNKVTPSDYIAEWYNSTINPLSLGFISDYARKSPEEDFAEMVSWMLTWGKDSYENTYIKQGLPVPNPAVYPAGSYSEYDAAAGQYYKKSDLDAILKVWDRKTAASIASFFIKDLVKPDYSAGIAKLRQKEAIVVAYFKSAYNINFYSLQANVQKSLAEAIK is encoded by the coding sequence ATGAAAACTATCATAAATATCAGTTATGGCAAATTGTTGTTGTTCATACTGATCTCAATTTCTATATTTTCTTGTAAGAAAAGTGAGAAGTTAGCACTTCAGGATAATTATCTGGGTGAAGAAGTATCTGGTAATACAGCTCTTGATAAAGATTTATTTGACCTTATGGGTAAGACCTATAACATAGAGGTAAAGTATAAATGGGACCAGTCAGAATTTAATATGCAATATACATTGGTGCCGCCAATTGCAGATAAAGTACTTCCTGCAATGACAGCTGTAAAAAAAGTATGGATTGATCCTTATAATACAGAAACAGGAAGTGATCTTTTTATGAGAACATATGCACCCAAACAATTGATCCTGTCCGGTAGTCCGCAATTGAATAAGGATGGAACAAGTACTGAAGGTGTTGCTGAAGGCGGGCTGGATATCTTACTGACTAACATCAATAAGATAAATGCCAGAAGTCCGGCAGATGTTAAAGGTATGCTTCACCTGATGCACCACGAGTTCACACACATTCTTAATCAGAAAAAAGTGTATACACAGGATTTTAATAAAGTTACGCCATCAGATTATATTGCTGAGTGGTACAATTCCACTATAAATCCACTTTCCTTAGGTTTTATCTCGGACTATGCCAGAAAATCTCCGGAAGAGGATTTTGCAGAGATGGTTTCCTGGATGCTGACCTGGGGTAAGGATAGTTATGAAAATACCTATATTAAGCAAGGGCTACCTGTCCCGAATCCTGCTGTGTATCCTGCCGGGTCATATAGTGAATATGACGCTGCTGCCGGACAATATTATAAAAAGTCAGATCTTGATGCAATACTTAAAGTATGGGATCGCAAGACAGCAGCTTCGATTGCATCCTTTTTTATCAAGGATCTGGTTAAACCAGATTATTCTGCAGGAATAGCTAAGCTAAGGCAAAAGGAAGCTATTGTAGTGGCCTACTTTAAATCAGCCTATAATATTAATTTTTATAGTCTGCAGGCCAATGTACAAAAGTCTCTTGCAGAGGCGATCAAATAA
- a CDS encoding RagB/SusD family nutrient uptake outer membrane protein: MKTKYIYYKISAFTFGILICAISFTGCKKMLDTAPDNRAELDSPDKVSQLLTSAYPGSDYITFCESMSDNAGDRGYKTTSNNALLNDNPYRFIDLSSPDDGSADMYWASNYNAIAAANQALQTCNNAKNPADYSAYKGEALIARAYAHFMLVSLFAKTYDPATAATDLGIPYVTEPEKTLYKSYERKTVAYVYDMIEKDLTEGIPLLNDNAYKVPAYRFTKAAAHAFASRFYLFKKQYDKVTEHANLTFPTGIADNLRPWNSTYLGLTDAGKAAIYTNTSEKANLLLATTGSSWSGNWQKFRYGLNSTLQKQIYSASNVANGSWANQAVGYGSSGEMMGINKWRRNFVYITTQIGNNYIYIPLFSAEEVLFNKAEAAVMQGNNAVAIADLNTYLSTRIKDYTSAKNDLTEAKVTAFYKTGDVKQALINTILDFKRIEFMQEGLRWFDILRYKLPVVHIDEDKKEFSLKPDDLRRVLQIPQTAQTAGELPANPR; this comes from the coding sequence ATGAAAACAAAATATATTTATTACAAAATAAGCGCATTCACATTTGGGATACTGATTTGTGCTATATCCTTTACAGGATGTAAAAAAATGCTGGATACTGCGCCAGATAACAGAGCAGAGCTGGATAGCCCCGATAAGGTCTCTCAATTGCTTACTTCGGCTTATCCTGGTAGTGATTATATCACTTTCTGTGAATCTATGAGTGATAATGCAGGTGACAGAGGTTATAAGACTACTTCTAACAATGCCTTGTTAAATGATAATCCATATCGTTTTATAGATTTATCATCACCGGATGATGGTTCTGCTGATATGTATTGGGCCTCTAACTATAATGCAATTGCAGCAGCCAACCAGGCGCTGCAAACTTGTAATAATGCAAAAAATCCTGCTGATTATAGTGCTTATAAAGGTGAGGCATTAATTGCCCGGGCATATGCTCATTTTATGCTAGTATCTCTTTTTGCTAAAACCTATGATCCGGCAACTGCCGCGACTGACCTTGGTATTCCTTATGTAACCGAACCAGAAAAAACGCTTTATAAATCTTATGAACGTAAAACGGTTGCCTACGTCTATGATATGATAGAAAAGGATCTGACTGAAGGAATACCTTTATTAAATGATAATGCCTACAAAGTGCCGGCTTATCGTTTTACAAAAGCGGCAGCCCATGCTTTTGCAAGTCGGTTTTATCTGTTTAAAAAGCAATATGATAAAGTAACCGAACATGCAAACCTAACTTTCCCAACTGGTATTGCAGATAACCTGAGACCTTGGAATTCAACTTATCTTGGACTGACAGATGCTGGAAAAGCAGCGATTTATACCAATACTTCTGAAAAAGCTAATCTGTTATTGGCAACTACAGGTTCTTCGTGGAGTGGGAACTGGCAAAAATTCAGATATGGACTCAATTCAACTCTGCAAAAGCAAATTTATTCTGCTTCTAATGTTGCTAATGGCTCCTGGGCCAATCAGGCAGTAGGTTACGGCTCAAGCGGAGAAATGATGGGGATTAATAAGTGGAGACGTAATTTTGTTTATATCACTACGCAGATTGGAAATAACTATATCTATATACCACTATTCAGTGCAGAAGAAGTGTTGTTTAACAAAGCTGAAGCTGCGGTAATGCAAGGTAATAATGCCGTGGCTATTGCAGATCTTAATACTTACTTGAGCACACGTATTAAAGACTATACTTCAGCTAAGAATGATTTAACCGAAGCTAAAGTAACTGCTTTTTATAAAACGGGCGATGTGAAACAGGCACTCATTAACACCATTCTTGATTTTAAGAGAATTGAATTTATGCAGGAAGGTCTGAGATGGTTTGACATTCTCCGCTATAAGCTGCCAGTGGTTCATATTGATGAAGACAAAAAGGAATTTTCATTGAAGCCTGATGATCTGAGAAGGGTTTTACAAATCCCTCAGACTGCGCAGACTGCAGGTGAACTGCCGGCAAATCCAAGATAA
- a CDS encoding SusC/RagA family TonB-linked outer membrane protein codes for MKVTFVLLFSVLMHVSAAGLAQKININKKNSALPEIFNDLGKQSGYQFFYNERLLEKAKKVNLKIQDGTLDETLKLCFKDQPFSYEIIDKTVVVKEKEKTEKEVVTTKAADPVVVKGTVSFAYPDGRVEKVFGVNVTEKGTANVRQTGADGQFTISVTKGAVLVFTKIGFKTQEVRISDNNPVLAIRMEESSMNLKETVITGYQQLDKKKFTGASVKLKGDELRQTGSTDIGRALEGKVAGVSIQNVSGTFGSAPKIRIRGVTSLTGSNKPLWVVDGIALEDVIDVTNDQLASGDASTLLGSSAAGINMNDVEDIYVLKDVAATSLYGARAMNGVVVITTKKGKSGNLQINYTGNFSSQLRPSYNGFNISNSADQMSIYSELYGKGMLNLKDIGNAANVGVYGKMYNNLQTIDPATGQFLLQNTPDARNAFLSRYASANTDWFKYLFRNTLTQEHSISISSGTDKAQHYTSVSFYNDNGWTIADKVKRYTFNSQNTYNFSSKLSGGIITTASYREQNAPGTINRTNDAYFGKLTREFDINPYSYALNTSRALTPYDEQGNLEYFRMNYAPFNIINELQNNQLKLTGLDVKLQLNLAYKVDPYLKYEFLGAARYAKTTQENLVNENSNRANAYRANYNSQIANGNTYLYKDTDNPNALPEVVMGAGGLYNRNDNSLGSYNFRNNLTYIRSFGRHDLNVLVGQEIRSADRQDAFNNGFGYQYENGGIPLVNYKIIKQGVEQNRQYYGMGKTQDRFASFYATAGYTFDHKYNLSAAARYDGSNQLGKSPQARWLPTWSVSGSWNIDQEKFLKDVEAISTLKLRASYGLSASTGNATNSALILKTVNTLRPYSPEIESGINIRDLENSNLTYEKQYSGNIGMDAGFFNNRLSVTADVYNKKGFDLIGRLRSSGIGGQIDKTGNYANLRSHGVEFTVSGEIIREKDWGWRSTLIFSYAANKITNTKDQPIIFDMLLPTGGNQLGRPVGSLYSLDFKGLDHLTGIPLFVNELGEISQKTNLQDIETKYLKYEGPVDPPYSGGFTNSIRYKAFTLTAQLIYQGGNKIRLNSVFKPTYSDLDAMPTEFRNRWILPGDEAKTNIPSIMDAINNYNMPSGYYPYNNYNFSSARVANGGFARLKYVSLAYQLPERFANAIGLHSMSLTAAATNMLLFFADKKLEGQDPEFFNAGGVAQPLQKQVIISLKIGL; via the coding sequence ATGAAGGTAACCTTCGTTCTTTTATTCTCGGTATTAATGCATGTAAGTGCTGCCGGATTAGCCCAAAAGATCAATATTAATAAGAAAAACAGCGCTTTACCAGAAATTTTTAATGATTTAGGTAAACAAAGCGGATACCAGTTTTTTTATAATGAACGCCTGCTTGAAAAGGCAAAAAAAGTAAACTTAAAAATTCAGGACGGAACTTTAGACGAAACCCTGAAACTCTGTTTTAAAGATCAGCCCTTTTCTTATGAGATTATAGACAAAACTGTTGTTGTTAAAGAAAAAGAGAAAACTGAAAAAGAAGTTGTTACCACTAAGGCAGCAGATCCTGTCGTTGTAAAGGGTACAGTTTCCTTTGCTTATCCTGACGGTAGGGTAGAGAAGGTCTTCGGCGTAAATGTTACCGAAAAAGGTACTGCTAATGTCAGACAGACAGGTGCTGACGGACAATTCACAATCAGTGTCACCAAAGGTGCGGTACTGGTTTTTACCAAAATCGGATTTAAAACTCAGGAGGTTAGAATATCAGATAATAACCCGGTTCTTGCTATTAGAATGGAAGAAAGCTCGATGAATCTGAAAGAAACAGTAATTACAGGTTATCAGCAATTGGATAAGAAAAAATTTACTGGTGCTTCTGTGAAATTAAAAGGTGATGAACTCAGACAGACCGGGTCTACAGACATTGGCCGTGCGCTGGAAGGTAAAGTGGCCGGGGTGTCTATTCAGAATGTATCCGGAACTTTCGGTTCTGCACCAAAAATCAGAATCCGCGGGGTTACTTCACTAACTGGTTCAAACAAACCACTATGGGTGGTAGATGGTATAGCCCTGGAAGATGTAATTGATGTAACCAACGATCAGCTTGCCAGTGGTGATGCATCTACGCTTTTAGGTTCTTCGGCAGCAGGGATCAATATGAATGATGTTGAAGATATTTATGTTTTAAAGGATGTTGCAGCAACTTCACTGTATGGGGCAAGAGCAATGAACGGAGTAGTGGTGATTACCACTAAGAAAGGGAAAAGCGGGAATTTACAGATCAACTACACCGGTAATTTTAGTTCACAACTGCGTCCCAGCTACAATGGCTTTAATATTTCAAATTCAGCTGATCAAATGTCCATTTACTCTGAGTTATATGGAAAAGGTATGCTCAATCTTAAAGATATCGGCAATGCAGCTAATGTCGGCGTATACGGGAAGATGTATAATAATTTGCAAACCATTGATCCGGCAACCGGACAATTCCTTTTACAGAATACGCCGGATGCGCGTAATGCTTTTTTGAGCAGATATGCATCGGCTAACACTGACTGGTTTAAATACTTGTTTCGTAATACTTTAACTCAGGAACATTCGATTAGTATCTCCAGCGGAACTGATAAGGCGCAGCATTACACCTCAGTAAGTTTTTATAATGATAATGGATGGACTATTGCTGATAAAGTGAAGCGTTATACTTTTAACTCGCAGAATACCTACAATTTTTCCAGTAAACTAAGCGGTGGAATAATCACTACAGCATCTTACAGAGAGCAAAATGCACCTGGTACTATAAACCGGACAAACGATGCTTATTTTGGTAAACTGACCCGTGAATTTGATATTAACCCTTATAGTTACGCTTTAAATACAAGCCGCGCATTAACTCCATATGATGAGCAGGGTAACCTGGAATATTTCAGAATGAATTATGCGCCTTTTAATATTATCAATGAATTACAAAACAACCAGCTGAAATTAACAGGACTGGATGTCAAATTACAATTGAATCTGGCTTACAAAGTAGATCCTTATCTGAAATACGAGTTTCTTGGGGCGGCCCGTTATGCCAAAACAACTCAGGAAAATCTGGTGAATGAAAATTCTAACAGAGCCAATGCTTACAGGGCTAATTATAATTCACAGATTGCAAATGGTAATACCTATTTATACAAGGATACCGATAACCCGAATGCATTACCCGAAGTTGTTATGGGAGCCGGTGGATTGTACAACCGGAATGATAATTCACTGGGAAGTTACAATTTCAGAAATAACCTGACTTATATCAGGAGTTTTGGCAGACATGATCTGAATGTTCTTGTCGGGCAGGAAATCCGATCGGCGGACAGGCAGGATGCGTTTAATAATGGTTTTGGTTATCAGTATGAAAACGGTGGAATTCCACTGGTGAATTACAAAATCATTAAACAAGGGGTGGAGCAGAACAGGCAGTACTATGGAATGGGTAAAACGCAGGATAGGTTTGCTTCCTTTTATGCAACCGCAGGTTATACCTTTGATCATAAATATAACCTGAGCGCGGCAGCCAGATATGACGGTTCCAATCAGCTTGGAAAATCACCTCAGGCAAGATGGTTACCTACCTGGAGTGTGAGTGGTTCCTGGAACATTGATCAGGAAAAATTCTTAAAGGATGTCGAGGCTATCAGTACCTTGAAATTAAGAGCCAGTTACGGTTTATCAGCCAGTACAGGTAACGCAACTAATTCTGCACTGATATTAAAAACAGTTAATACGCTAAGACCATATTCGCCGGAAATTGAATCGGGAATAAATATAAGAGACCTGGAAAATTCAAATCTGACCTATGAAAAGCAATATTCTGGTAATATTGGTATGGATGCCGGGTTTTTTAATAACAGGCTTAGTGTTACAGCTGATGTATATAATAAAAAAGGTTTTGACCTGATTGGCAGGTTAAGAAGCAGCGGTATTGGCGGACAGATTGATAAAACAGGGAATTATGCGAATCTCCGGTCTCATGGAGTTGAATTTACAGTTTCAGGTGAAATCATCAGAGAAAAAGACTGGGGATGGAGGTCTACACTTATATTTTCTTATGCTGCCAATAAGATTACCAATACTAAGGATCAGCCTATTATTTTTGATATGTTATTACCAACAGGTGGTAATCAGCTGGGGCGTCCTGTTGGTTCATTGTACTCTCTGGATTTCAAGGGACTGGATCATCTGACTGGTATTCCGCTTTTTGTAAACGAACTGGGAGAAATCAGCCAGAAAACAAACTTACAGGATATCGAAACAAAATATCTGAAATATGAAGGACCGGTAGATCCTCCTTATTCGGGTGGTTTTACTAATAGCATCCGCTATAAAGCATTTACATTGACAGCACAACTCATCTATCAGGGGGGGAATAAAATAAGACTGAATTCAGTATTTAAACCTACCTACTCTGATCTTGATGCGATGCCGACAGAATTCAGAAACAGATGGATACTTCCCGGTGATGAAGCAAAAACTAACATACCATCCATTATGGATGCGATTAACAATTATAATATGCCATCGGGTTATTATCCATATAATAATTACAATTTTTCTTCTGCACGGGTTGCCAATGGTGGTTTTGCAAGATTAAAATATGTTTCACTGGCCTACCAGCTGCCAGAGAGATTTGCGAATGCTATAGGTCTGCATTCAATGTCTTTAACAGCGGCAGCTACAAATATGCTGCTGTTTTTTGCAGATAAAAAACTGGAAGGACAGGACCCTGAATTTTTTAACGCCGGAGGTGTTGCGCAGCCACTGCAGAAACAGGTAATTATTTCTTTAAAAATTGGGCTATAA
- a CDS encoding FecR family protein, which translates to MNNKEAINLLAKYNSGTATEAEIVLLENWYSTESLKRKLSETEADFGHLKEEIWAGTLRRANMVVDVTGISEKTPVRSIRRWYLQRVAAAVIFIAGSVYLLNRQQISQTGISTSIALADQITAGKNKATLTLADGHKIILSDDVKGKLAEEAGVSITKTNTGELIYTVISKPGNAASARILYNTISTAAGENYQVILPDGSKIKLNAKSSLKYPASFAGNTDRRVELSGEAYFEVAKDKKHPFKVKTNAQEVEVLGTHFNINSYTDHAATQTTLLEGSVKVSPLGYTDLKERAAHAVLLKPGEQAVQKANSITTASADIEQAVAWKEGWFFFKSTRLQDVLGEAAKWYDLEIIYRGPVPTDHFTGKIAKNASLGKFIRLLQLSDIKFSIEGRKMIIN; encoded by the coding sequence ATGAACAATAAAGAAGCAATCAACCTTCTTGCTAAATATAATTCAGGTACTGCCACAGAAGCAGAGATTGTACTATTGGAAAACTGGTACAGTACAGAAAGTCTGAAACGAAAACTTTCTGAGACTGAGGCAGATTTTGGTCATCTGAAGGAAGAAATCTGGGCCGGAACGCTTCGAAGGGCAAATATGGTGGTGGATGTTACCGGGATTTCTGAAAAAACACCGGTCAGATCCATAAGAAGGTGGTATCTGCAGAGAGTAGCGGCAGCAGTCATATTCATCGCAGGATCTGTTTACTTATTGAACAGACAGCAAATTTCGCAAACCGGTATTTCAACGTCTATTGCATTGGCCGACCAGATTACTGCAGGCAAAAATAAAGCTACGCTAACGCTTGCTGATGGACACAAGATCATTTTATCCGACGATGTAAAAGGTAAACTGGCAGAAGAAGCCGGAGTAAGTATTACCAAAACAAATACGGGAGAACTGATTTACACTGTAATTTCAAAACCGGGTAATGCTGCCTCGGCCAGGATTTTGTATAATACAATCTCAACAGCTGCCGGAGAAAATTACCAGGTGATTTTGCCTGATGGCTCGAAAATCAAACTCAATGCAAAATCTTCTTTAAAATATCCTGCATCCTTTGCCGGGAATACAGACCGCAGAGTTGAGTTGAGTGGTGAAGCTTATTTTGAAGTAGCTAAAGATAAAAAGCATCCTTTTAAAGTGAAAACCAATGCGCAGGAAGTGGAAGTACTGGGCACACACTTTAATATTAACAGTTATACAGACCATGCCGCTACACAAACAACCTTACTGGAAGGTTCTGTGAAAGTTTCTCCGCTGGGTTATACAGATCTGAAAGAAAGAGCTGCCCATGCAGTCTTATTGAAACCAGGGGAACAGGCAGTACAGAAAGCAAATAGTATCACAACGGCATCTGCGGATATAGAACAGGCTGTGGCCTGGAAGGAAGGCTGGTTCTTTTTTAAAAGTACCAGGCTGCAGGATGTACTGGGCGAGGCAGCGAAATGGTACGATCTGGAAATTATTTACCGTGGTCCTGTACCAACCGATCATTTTACAGGGAAAATTGCTAAAAATGCCAGCTTAGGCAAATTCATAAGACTTCTACAGCTGAGCGATATCAAATTCAGTATCGAAGGCAGAAAAATGATAATTAACTAA
- a CDS encoding RNA polymerase sigma factor, with translation MARYCEYSDNELVDLLKSGDRLSFTEIYNRYWSLMYAQVYKMLRDEEETKDVIQEIFSNLWIKAGDIKSSHNLGGLLYAAARNKVLNILEKSRVRSDYAKSIAAFVTYTDPETLDKLDEKRLILIIEQEIQRLPPKMREIFELSRKDDLSHKEIAKRLNLSDQTVKKQVQNALKIIKPRINQMGLSMVILFIFR, from the coding sequence ATGGCCAGGTATTGTGAATATTCAGATAATGAATTGGTGGATCTGCTGAAATCAGGTGATCGTCTGTCATTTACTGAAATCTACAACAGGTACTGGAGTTTAATGTATGCGCAGGTGTATAAAATGCTCAGAGATGAAGAAGAAACTAAAGACGTGATTCAGGAAATATTCAGTAATCTATGGATCAAAGCTGGTGATATTAAATCCAGCCATAATCTGGGAGGATTGTTATATGCTGCTGCCCGAAATAAGGTGTTAAATATTTTAGAGAAGAGCAGGGTACGCAGTGACTATGCCAAATCAATCGCTGCATTTGTTACCTATACGGATCCGGAAACGCTTGACAAGCTGGATGAAAAACGACTTATTCTGATCATTGAACAGGAAATTCAGCGTTTGCCGCCAAAGATGAGAGAGATATTTGAGCTAAGCCGTAAAGATGATCTTTCCCATAAAGAAATAGCTAAAAGGTTAAACCTATCTGATCAAACCGTGAAAAAGCAAGTTCAGAATGCCCTTAAAATTATTAAACCAAGGATCAATCAGATGGGGCTTAGTATGGTAATTCTATTTATTTTCAGATAA
- a CDS encoding YiiX/YebB-like N1pC/P60 family cysteine hydrolase: MRKLIICILSALLLSINAGAQEKIQLKTGDLIFQNLDCGPLCDAINAVTQGYQGNKFSHMGMVLLRNDSVLIIEASGKNVHLTPLNEFLSKSAHPHYVGRLKTAHQKIIPTAIAFSMQQMGVLYDEQYLYNNGKYYCSELIYDAFKAANKNKPFFKLFPMTYKEPGSGAFFPVWKVYFEHLNMEVPEGKPGCNPGGISLSDKIDILGQYK, translated from the coding sequence ATGCGTAAACTGATTATATGTATTTTATCGGCTCTGCTTCTGAGCATTAATGCTGGTGCCCAGGAAAAGATTCAGCTAAAAACCGGTGACCTTATTTTCCAGAACCTGGACTGCGGTCCTTTATGTGATGCAATCAATGCAGTTACTCAAGGTTACCAGGGAAATAAATTTAGTCACATGGGTATGGTGCTGCTTAGAAACGACAGCGTACTGATCATTGAAGCATCCGGTAAAAACGTTCATCTTACCCCGCTGAATGAATTTTTGTCCAAATCAGCACATCCGCATTATGTGGGAAGACTGAAAACAGCTCATCAGAAAATAATCCCCACTGCCATTGCATTTTCCATGCAGCAAATGGGTGTACTATATGATGAGCAGTATCTGTACAATAATGGCAAATACTATTGTTCGGAATTAATATATGATGCTTTCAAAGCAGCCAATAAAAACAAACCTTTCTTTAAGCTATTCCCGATGACCTATAAAGAGCCCGGATCAGGCGCCTTTTTCCCGGTATGGAAAGTGTATTTTGAACACTTAAACATGGAGGTTCCGGAAGGCAAACCCGGATGTAACCCCGGCGGCATCTCTTTATCTGATAAAATTGATATTCTCGGGCAATATAAATGA
- a CDS encoding ROK family protein, which yields MANNEKEKESTHILSIDIGGTGIKACILTEEGELFSEYTKLPTPKDSTPENVIKVIHELVAPLAPYGKIAIGFPGYVKCGIVETAPNLAKNKWAGYPLAQQISDVLGKPVRLINDADQQALGIVTGKGFEIVLTLGTGFGTALTFDGDLLPHLELSHLPVSKNKDYDDYIGEKAFQKEGDKKWNERLKRIIEIYKTVFNYDVLYLGGGNSKHINFELDHNIHLVSNRDGIKGGAKLWAAEEKYHVFTTYPKSNTKNGK from the coding sequence ATGGCCAACAACGAGAAAGAAAAAGAGAGTACCCATATTTTATCAATTGATATTGGTGGCACCGGTATCAAGGCCTGTATCTTAACAGAAGAAGGCGAACTATTCTCTGAGTACACAAAGCTTCCTACGCCCAAGGATTCTACGCCTGAGAATGTGATCAAAGTTATTCATGAACTAGTTGCTCCGCTTGCGCCTTATGGGAAAATCGCCATCGGTTTTCCGGGATATGTTAAATGTGGTATAGTAGAAACCGCTCCCAATCTGGCTAAAAACAAATGGGCCGGTTATCCTCTTGCACAACAAATCAGTGATGTTTTAGGGAAACCTGTCCGCTTAATTAATGATGCTGATCAGCAGGCACTCGGTATAGTCACCGGTAAAGGTTTTGAAATCGTTCTTACCCTGGGTACAGGTTTCGGTACGGCACTGACTTTTGACGGAGATTTACTGCCGCATCTGGAACTCTCTCATCTTCCGGTTTCAAAAAACAAGGATTATGATGATTATATCGGCGAGAAAGCCTTTCAGAAAGAAGGGGATAAAAAATGGAACGAAAGACTAAAACGAATTATAGAAATTTATAAAACAGTGTTTAACTATGATGTGCTCTATCTTGGAGGTGGTAATTCCAAACACATCAATTTTGAACTAGATCATAATATCCACCTGGTTTCTAACCGGGATGGAATTAAAGGCGGAGCAAAATTATGGGCTGCTGAAGAAAAATATCATGTTTTCACTACCTATCCAAAATCAAATACAAAAAATGGAAAGTAA
- the gndA gene encoding NADP-dependent phosphogluconate dehydrogenase, with amino-acid sequence MESKFTLGMIGLGTMGRNLLLNMADKGFAVTGYDKDPKMIQKLKEDGAKHNLTAYSSLEDFIGSLELPRRIMLLVPAGPIVDSVIQELLPLLDKGDIIIDSGNSHFTDTSKRAEDLAGQGIHFFGMGISGGEEGARFGPSIMPGGDKTAYGEMKEILEAVSAKVNGDPCVAYIGPGASGHFVKMVHNGIEYAMMQLLAEAYDLMKNALEYSNEQIHEVFAKWNNGRLQSFLLEVTTDIFAFKDEKTGGYLVDYIKDEAKSKGTGKWTSQVSMDLQLPIPTINEAVSTRDLSKFKNLRVALSKTYPQGKYTVGDKDQFIAELEQALYFAVITSYAQGLHLLWQASITYDYKLNLHEIAQIWRGGCIIRAAFLEDIYQAYKKQPDLEHLYADAGIAKKLEEILPGMRSVVSHSVLTGLAVPAFASALTYFDALKTARMPSNLIQAQRDFFGAHLFERTDAEGTFHAIWNPAKP; translated from the coding sequence ATGGAAAGTAAATTCACATTAGGAATGATAGGCCTGGGTACTATGGGCCGCAATTTATTGCTGAACATGGCCGATAAAGGCTTTGCGGTTACAGGTTATGACAAGGATCCTAAAATGATCCAGAAACTTAAAGAAGATGGTGCAAAACACAATCTGACTGCTTACAGCTCATTGGAAGACTTTATTGGAAGCCTGGAATTACCAAGAAGAATTATGCTTCTGGTACCTGCAGGACCAATCGTTGACAGTGTTATTCAGGAACTTTTACCTTTACTGGATAAAGGCGATATTATTATTGATAGCGGAAACTCTCATTTTACTGATACCAGCAAAAGAGCAGAAGATCTTGCCGGCCAGGGAATTCACTTCTTTGGTATGGGAATCTCAGGTGGTGAAGAAGGTGCACGCTTTGGCCCCAGTATTATGCCAGGTGGTGACAAAACCGCTTATGGTGAGATGAAAGAAATTCTGGAAGCTGTTTCTGCAAAAGTAAATGGCGATCCATGTGTGGCTTATATTGGCCCCGGAGCTTCAGGTCACTTTGTGAAAATGGTGCACAATGGTATAGAATATGCCATGATGCAGTTGCTTGCAGAGGCTTACGATCTGATGAAAAATGCGCTTGAATATTCAAACGAACAGATTCATGAGGTATTTGCCAAATGGAATAATGGCCGTTTACAATCTTTCCTTTTAGAAGTAACAACAGACATTTTTGCGTTTAAAGATGAGAAAACAGGTGGCTACCTGGTTGATTATATTAAAGACGAGGCTAAATCAAAAGGTACAGGAAAATGGACTTCGCAGGTATCAATGGATCTGCAGTTACCTATTCCAACTATCAACGAGGCAGTCAGTACGAGAGATTTATCTAAATTCAAAAACCTGCGTGTAGCTTTATCTAAAACTTATCCTCAGGGCAAATATACAGTTGGAGATAAAGATCAGTTTATCGCAGAACTTGAACAGGCTTTATATTTTGCGGTAATTACTTCATATGCACAAGGTCTGCACTTATTATGGCAGGCATCTATTACTTACGATTACAAACTGAATCTGCACGAAATTGCGCAGATCTGGCGCGGCGGATGTATCATCAGAGCAGCATTCCTGGAAGATATTTATCAGGCTTATAAAAAACAACCTGATCTGGAACACCTGTATGCTGATGCTGGCATCGCAAAAAAACTGGAAGAAATCTTACCTGGAATGAGATCTGTAGTAAGTCATAGTGTATTAACCGGACTGGCTGTTCCTGCCTTCGCTTCTGCGCTGACTTATTTTGATGCTTTAAAAACTGCAAGAATGCCTTCTAACCTGATTCAGGCCCAGAGAGACTTCTTTGGTGCCCATTTATTTGAACGTACAGATGCTGAAGGAACTTTCCACGCAATCTGGAATCCGGCAAAACCATAA